In the Armatimonadota bacterium genome, GCCAGTCGAAGCCGAGCAGGCAGCCCAGGGCCTGGAACCAGAAGGGGTCGCTGAGACGGCGGAGGACGACCTCCGGGCCGCCGTCCTCAACCAGGGCGGCCACAACGGCGCGGGCCAGCCGGGTCATGCGCTCGAACAGCCAGCGCGGCGCCCGGCCGCCGTGCAGGGGCAGGACCGCCGTCCCGGTCCGTCTCACGTCAGCGACCTCGCCGCTGCAGGATCATCTCTTTGACCCAGACGGCCTGGCCGAGGTGCATGTAGCTGTGGCCGACGACAACCCAGCAGAGGAACCAACCTTTCATCTTGCCCGTCCACAACTCGGCCACCCACATCGACTGCGGCGTGAACGCCCCCTGTTCCACCGCACGCTGGATGAGTGCCGCCTCCACGACCCGGCCCCACTCCGCCTCGGGAAGCGCCTGGACGACCTCCCGGGTACGGCGGCCGACGGCGCTGCGGTAGGCCAGCAGCGCGGGAATATCGACGGCGCGGCTGAGGTCCTCCACTTCCTCGTCGGACATCCCGGTACCGATGTCCCGGCGCGGCACCTGCAGGCGCTCCGACCATTGCCCCTCATCGAAGAGCTGCGCCCGGCCTGCAACGATCACGTTCGTCGCAACGTCTTCGCTTCTGGCCATGTGCCACCAGAGGTAGGCGATGGAATTCCACCCCTGCGGCCGGAGCCGGAGCTGCTCTTCACTGAGCCCCCGCAATCGGCCGTGCGCGAGCGAAAATCCTCCTTCGGGCGCTCCAACTCCCAGGTCGTGGACGATTGCGTGGCTGCGCAGGAACTGCTCGATTAGAGTCATCGGCGATCATCACGCGGGAACTGAATTCCACGACCGGCGCCCGCTTCCCCGGTCGAAGCCGGGGGTGGAGTCCGCACGGCTGACCCCCTCGATCTCCGTCACATTCTCCGGGCCCCACCGAGTATAATCCCTTCTAACAACCCGTCGCACACGAGGGGGCTCACCCCTGAGCTGGCGGTATCCGGCACTCCTGTGGCTTGCGGCGCTGGTCCCGCTCCTCGGCGCCCTCTATGCCGCGCTCCTCCGGCGCGCGCAGCGCCGGCTTGCGGTCCGCTTCCACGCCCACCCGCTGGCGGAGGCGATGCGGTCGACGACATCCCGCCGCCGGCACCTGACGGCGGCGCTCTTCGGCGGCGCCCTCCTGGCCGCGCTGCTGGCCGCCTCCGGCCCCGTGGTTCGGCTGCGCACTCCCACCGGCACTCCCGTCGTGCTGATCATCGACATCAGCCGCAGCATGGAGGAAACCGACATCCGCCCCAGCCGGATCGAGGCGGCCCGGTCGGCGGCCCGCGAGTTCGTGCGCCGCCTGCCCCGGGAAAGCCGGGTGGCGCTGGTCAGCTTCGGCAACTTCGCCACCGTGGTCGTGCCGCTGACCGACCGGCGGG is a window encoding:
- a CDS encoding DinB family protein, yielding MTLIEQFLRSHAIVHDLGVGAPEGGFSLAHGRLRGLSEEQLRLRPQGWNSIAYLWWHMARSEDVATNVIVAGRAQLFDEGQWSERLQVPRRDIGTGMSDEEVEDLSRAVDIPALLAYRSAVGRRTREVVQALPEAEWGRVVEAALIQRAVEQGAFTPQSMWVAELWTGKMKGWFLCWVVVGHSYMHLGQAVWVKEMILQRRGR